The window TccaaaaatacaattttgaattgatgaaattcatttaatttttgatAAGCAATCAAACCCAACCTATATAAGTCAATTGAGGTCTTTCTTATCATGATTCTGTACCCAACGTTTTTTTGTTTCCTTTGATCAAGTTGTTATGATAGATCAAGCCATCGGTTTATCTTTAGGTACATTAAATAAACCGTGTTTATCAACTTCAGAGTATGTCCATGTTATACCTAATTTGAAAAATTTCGAAATTGCGCACTTTCTGTCATAAGTTATCCTTAAGATAGTTATTTCCTTAAATCCCCGTACAATGTTAATGACTTAGCAAATATGTAAACGAAGCTACTTATACACTCAGTTATATAGTCATATTCACTTTCACTGTcaactttctgttttaaattttactaGGATTTCagcaaattttttaaaactttttgtcaTATGGTTGATGAGAAAAAAGGCGAATAAATCAGGACATAAATCCTTCTATAccttttaccattttttttttaaaaacaatatacttttttattacttttatttgaAAAGCATCATCACTACATGTCGGACATGTAGGAGATGAATTTTGATCTGAAACGGATAGTTTTATCTGAACAGCTCTTAAGAAGTCGGACAATAATTCATTAGGTGAAAAACAACGGCCTGATGTATTTACAAAAtactgaacgaaaaacaaatatctgaGTTTTCCCTATTTTAGTCAAAGACTTTTCTCTTCATTATTACTGTATTTCCGATTTCTTTCCCATTcttttttccctttctttttCTCGGTTTTCATTTTGATCGATACATTTTGAAATCAATATGTGGTAGGGCAATCGTGTAAACCTTAATcactttttgaaaataaagataaaaacaataatgttttgTCCAAATCAAAATCTTGTACGCTTGCATGACACACGTTCATGTTGCCAATTCGAAGGATCGTAACTGGACTATAGAACGACAGTAACAAGTATTGATCGTCAATTTGAATTTAAGGTTGTTACTGTCTATGTTTATGTGAAAAGCCTTTCCCTTTGTTTAAGGTTGAACTTAAAACACCGCTTCAATTGATCTAAGTGGAGACACTTTCGCCACTTGAAAGATtatgaattattaaaaataataactgtACACATATTTTGATATTGATGTGACTTACTATTTAACTTGAATTTAacggtttcatttaaaaaaaaaagtatgatataGTTCATTAAGTGTAATTGATAATAAAAGTTAAACTAGACAGCTACCTACTGCTACTAAAAGACAGACACTTGACACTTGACACCTCAAAATCCACTTTAAAAATGTTCAGAtgtgcctgtttcaagtcaggaggatgacagttattttccattatttgatgtgtttgatcctGGATTTTACCATTTCATAAGGGCTTTCCGATTTGTTTATCTCTGCAAAAGTTGTAAAGCACAAAGTGTAAACTTTTAATGTATActtgattttaaaagaaaatctgATCACAACCGCCATTTATGTTTTATTAGATCGTAagatatatcaattttattttttacaaactaGTCCTTTATAGTTCTCTAAAGACTTTTGTTCATCTGTTTTCAGTTAACGTTAGACAAACTTGTAATATAATACGTATTATCACGACGGTAAACTGTTTTATGTCTTGATTACGATCTaccttaattgttttatatttagtaGATCTAAACAAAAATTGTAGGACTATTGAAATACTACCTGCATAAGTTATGtaaaattattgtgaaaaaaacCCTCCTCCACTTACGTTGAATTCATCTTCTTGTTTATTCGCacactgttggttttttttttttcgtgataaggtacatattttaatgaaatggACAAACTAATTTATGTATGTAATACATTTATTTCTTGCAGTCTATTTGAAACCGTgcttaaatttttattaatcttcATTACACGTTACATAAAAGGAATGGTATTATTTTAAGAATTTCAAATTGTAAAGACGAAGTTATTCCTTCGAATGCTTTTAGCAGACACCATGATTCTATCAACTATATTCGAGTTCCTGTCATATAATCGTGCTTTCAATCCGTGTTTTTCTTCGATTATTcctaaaagtaaaattataacaaaaataccgaacttcaaggaaatgtcaatttacaaagtcccttatcaaatgaaaatattagAATATCATACACACCACACGAATGTAAAACAGCTATGATATACCTGACTTAAAACAGGCATTTCCGCATCTGGAAAATGGTAGATCAAACCTGGTTTTGTCGCTAACTAAATATATCActcgtatgacagtcgcatcaaataccATTATAATGTTAACAATGTGTGAACAACACCAAAAACCAGGAACCGATTATTCCATGGAAACATTTCAGTTAGATATGATGAGTAATCGCGAGTTATCTTCATGGCATCTTATGCCATGATCGTTGTTGTATGCGTTTTAACttatgatttttaatatcccacttgtttttcttttgaacACTTCATGCACTTAATTACaagaaaaatacatataaacataataaaagagggatgaaagataccagagggacagtcaaactcataaatcgaaaataaactgacaacgctatgtcaaaaataacaaaaagacaaacagacaaacaatagtacacatgacgcaacatataaaactaaagaataagcaacacgaaccccacacaAATTTttgggtgatctcgggtgctctgGCAGGGTGAGCAGTTCCTGCTCTGCATGTTGCACCTGTCGTATTGCTCATGTGTTAactaatccggtaaatagtataattcggtaagTCATGATCACATTCATGAATGGGAAGGAGATTtttgttacgacgtaaggaacatattcgatatcatctgtgaaacaacTGTGAAAAATATCGTTTATTCAGAAACATTCCTTGTTCATAAAGAAGGAACAACATCATGTGTTTTCTTTATTGTCAATAAAAAATTGGCACTCACAAATCTTTTTCCAATAATATTTTGAACTTGAAATTGTCAGCTTAGATCcacattgtttggttgattttgAACAGAACGTGTTCAAGATGGTATAaatgaaacatttgaaaaagaaagtgtccctagtacacggatacTCCATCCGCAATATCATTTttaatgttcagtggaccgtgaaaatggggtaaaactcttatttggcattcaaatcagaaatatcatatcatacggaacatgcattttttttctaagtttctttttgattggacttcaactttatcaaaaactacctcgaccaaaattTTTAACTTGAAGCGCAACAGACGGCCAAACGAACTACCGAACGAGCGGACGCATAAACCAGATAACATAGAAATAGTTCTTATCTACATAAACACTGAACATAATCGAATTTCATGTTTTGCTAATGAATTCTCATAGAGCGAGTTAGATACTAATCAGGTTTAAATAATAAAcggatgttttttttaatcttaacttccacaagaaaacaaacataccaaaatttgaaaaactaaACCTAATGctatcagaaaaaaaatgcatataagaCATGACGATATTCGCAAGATTAATTATTCGATACTAACTGTTATCATATGGTCATAAACTGGATGATAGATTTTTAAACATGGTTAATATGTATACATATGAACaatatgaaacaaaatgaaatattttacaacAAATCAGCATCATTTTATTTTCACGTAACTATGtagtatttttttcacatttcatcaATGTCaacatttgtttgaaatttaaattattaaGTGATGCtcattctttgattttatttcttgTAAATTGAACTTTAAAACGCAAACATCCAATGTCAATTACCCTATACGTTTATTTCTTGGATTTCAGTATATTGATCTTCATCCGACACTGTGTGATTCGGATGCTGTATTGGGTTAATTATTCGtctgtttttattaatattatcaCAATTTGAAGAATTCAGGTTGTATTTGACACAGATGTAACAAGCACCGATCAGCAATAACAATCCTCCAGTACACAAACAGTACAGAAAAATACCATTTACACCTAAAATGGATATCAATTGAATAAATTGCTGTTAGTTTTTTCTGGATGTTTGCTATCAGGCAGATTACCATTTTTTGTcagattataaaataaatatatgttttcgACATCACTCAAATTGTTCCTTTAAattatgaaagaaaagaaaatgattcCGATTTTTAACCTCAATATTTCTCTGGTTGGTGTTACCTCtcaaatatatgtttgttttaatgaaattttagaataaatataaaatggtgTTATGGcctttatgtttttttctggtttgtgcgtccgttcgtttttTCGTCCGTCCGTTTATTttttcgtccgtccgttcgtttgtttgttcatCTTTCCGTCCGTTCGTTCAATCGTCAATTTGAAAGGCTTTTACTTAttctttggttaaagtttttgtcaatgtagtttttgacgAATTTGGTGTTCCATCaccttgaaacttagtacacatgttccctttgaaatgatctttctaattttgatgcaAGATAAGAGTTTTGACCttaatttcaaggtccactgaacatagaacatGAAAGTTTAATTAGGGCATCCTTGTACTGCGTGACGGAGAACTTTGAATATGTAATAACATATTCGTTCGGAAATACACGGTTTTCAAATGCATACAAGATAATgcatataaattattattaagtAAACGGGCAATTCCTATAACACAAATAACTTActtcttttttcatcaaaattctGTGATTTGCCGGTTGACTTTGTGGTTGAAATCCTGATACTAGAGTTATCTTTAAATTAAACAAGATGTGCCTTGATTGATTaatggtttaaatatgttaaacaatCTAAACACAAGCACATTCGAATAGGGTGCAGAATTTTGTATTCATGAATACTGATTCTGACTCATGATATGATTTTTATGGGTTTTACTTTACAATATCCTGTTTTGTATTTGGGAATCACATATCAACATCATTATGTAAACACTCCAAATATTCAATGGATGTCATTGACATCGTTGAAGGCGTAATTTGTGATCATCTAGTGAATAACAAATGTATCACTGTGTTAGATGTTAACCTTCaatgtatttgttttgtatttttttttcttttttatttatttgatcaatattttgcaattgaaatatatacaaacaaacaatattactATAACTATATACTATTTACTTTCGGTTGTTGTTTGAATCCATGTTTCTTTAATATTCGTGTCGATACAACCATGTTTCTTGTGACATCTGAATTGAATGATTTGTGATATAAGTGTAATAATCTGATCATATAAACAAGATTCGTTTCAGTAAATTCAGAAGCTAGTTATTTGTGCTGAATGTAGGTATTATGttttgttgattattttcttttcttgtcTCTTGTTCAAACAATAGGGCATTTATCTCTGATAAGTAGTTGTCTCATCGACATACATACCAAATCTCCACTCTGCTTCTGTTTTTATATAAGTCTGGCATACTAATtttaattctggtacctttgataactattgctatGCAATCCTAGTAATGATATAAGTTACATGTAAGTTGTAAAGTTGCCATATTATTGGTTGACCTTATCGGACTAATGATTTTTAGTGCCCTCCTTTATGATTtctctttcttattattttttcatacatGGTACAACATTAGTTGACAATCCAAATGTCCAATATAAGTGGTTGTACTacgacgtttttttttaaatgtgatatCTTAAAACTGAAGGTTAATATCACAATTGTGTATACACATCTTGGACAATCAAATTTACGTCATGTACTATTCAACATctaaatatattgtataatcatacgttttttgattgagttaagtctgccaattgatattttatcgtatgtttttctttgttgtgatgttatgctattgtttcagaaaaagggagaaggtttggatccattaaaacgtttaatcccgctgcaaatgtttgcacctgtcctaagtcaggaatctgatgtacagtagttgtcgtttgtttatgtaatatatacgtgtttctcgtttctcgttttgttaatatagattagaccgttggttttcccgtttgaatggttttacactagtaattttggggccctttatagcttgttgttcggtgtgagctaaggctccgtgttgaaggccgtactttaacctataatggtttactttttaaattgttatttgtatggagagttgtctcattggcactcacaccacatcttcctatatctatgtaactTTATATAATCTAGCATCATCAATATATCTCCTCAACATACCTTTCCATCGAAGAACATTTGCAATCATTAGAGCATCTTTCACCATATGTCATATTTGGACAGAGTGCACACCCATTGCCATCAATGGACGTAGTTCCTATTTCacattcttaaataaataaatgggttAGGTTTAAGAAGCTGATTTAAAAAGAGAGGCAAAACATACAAAGGGAACATTCAAATGCATATGCCGAATTAAAATGAATTGACAACAAAAAAAGACAggcagacaaacaacagtacgcaaaacacaacaaagaaaagaTAAGACTAAGCGAAACGAACCGCACCAAAACCTAATTAGGGGGAACTCAGGTGACCCGGAATGGTCAACATTCTGCTCGACATTTGGCAGCCGTCGTTTTGCTCATGTTAGTTGAAAACCGGTGATAAGTCTTATTCAGTAGTCCACATACGTGGGAAAGGGTACATGATTGTAAtgacgacaattggaacatatccgttgtCATATGAGGAACCGATATTTCATAAAGGgctaggttcagtaagacccctttttggtcccaaaaaataGCAGTTTAACCTAATTGTGAAAATGAATTCTTTAAGTTATTAACTGGAAattagaatgcttctgctacataaatatggactgtttttgacaattCAATGCATaaatatcgggtactagcataattaagtcatgctaaattactgaaatcttcacaattttagcattttagttaaattttagacggtttccgtcttaattgaaagtggccgcattcgtgttcattcataatattgaaatgtaatttatatttgatgataatacataacatatataaagggtgaggatgaacacggatgcggccgcTTTCATTTTTTGaccaaaaaacatctgaaaagtgacgtttatttggcatatttgatagatttttcatatttaagcttgaagcGGAGGggttttaatgactaaatcagtaaaaatctttcacataaattaattgaatcaattgaaatagacaaagtgccaaaaatctTTCGaaagatgaacctgaaatttgaggccaaaatcggcccttaccggatcTACTCTTATTCTGATTTATGTTCTCTCATcgatttattttacttttgaacagcagtatactttgtattggataccaaagcttcataaaatgccgtacaaacaacggtacattgctggctcatcttcatgttccaccaAAGAATTGTctattagattgactaaaattctgtctgcagtgaaagagggtcttcagaaatactgtgaaactgtttactcgcgtagtggtattaaccatatgtggattcttaaaaattctaaagaacttctagacaatttcaAATCTCGGTCTCTTTCTGAAATAAGTtccatcaaaacttttgatttttcaaccctgtataccaccattccccatgtaaaattgaaaaatcgcctaaaagaaattatccacaatgcctttcaacataaaaatggtagcatacgctataaatttattactttgggatttcataaagcatatttcgttaatagtgacaaacaaaaaggtaaatcatgctacacagaagaacaagtagtcagtatgctggagtttcttatcgacaacatatttgttgagtttggaggtagacttttccaacaagttgtcggcattcctatgggaacaaactgtgcgcctcttcttgccgacctcttcttattttcatatgaatcagagttcctccagacacttgtcaaaaacaagaggatcaaagaagccagattatttaatttcactttcagatatattgatgatgttctttccttaaacaatccgaacttttctgattgggttccattaatatatcccccagaactcgagattaaagaaacaacagacacggcttcctccgcctcatttttagacttatatctcgaatttgacttacacagtcatctcagtaccagaatctatgacaaacgagacgattttaatttcgaaattataaatttcccccaccttagtagcaatataccaacttcacctgcgtatgggatatatatttctcaacttattcgatattcaagagcttgcagctcctactcagactttgtaaaacgtcatcagtgtctgagtagaaagttgatgaaccaggggtatgtcaaagaacgtctcgtcctttttctaaaaaagttcat of the Mytilus galloprovincialis chromosome 8, xbMytGall1.hap1.1, whole genome shotgun sequence genome contains:
- the LOC143043744 gene encoding uncharacterized protein LOC143043744, which produces MDYGDLFFVWILYLTLTNATPAAICFRRNSNNVLKEYCCDNYELKHGVCIKCEIGTTSIDGNGCALCPNMTYGERCSNDCKCSSMERCHKKHGCIDTNIKETWIQTTTESK